The proteins below come from a single Danio aesculapii chromosome 23, fDanAes4.1, whole genome shotgun sequence genomic window:
- the adnpb gene encoding activity-dependent neuroprotector homeobox b — MFQLPVNNLSSLRKARKNVKKVLGDIGLEFCKEHVDDYKDFVPNEFYLKNTTWDDVCMWDPSMTKSQDYRSKPFCCSGCTFSSKFFSAYKSHFRNVHSEDFENRILLNCPYCTYNGNKKTLETHIRLFHMPNVVRQNPGGLHGAGVGLKDGARLEKTRDNIEQAVYYCKKCTYRDPLYNVVRKHIYREHFQHVAAPYLVRPGEKTTTPNGTTAGSGTGSTTDGGGANSMSTAIHCKRCLFVPRTYEALVQHVIEDHERIGYQVTAMIGHTNVVVPRAKPVIMVSPKSQSDKAIVGVMPKGTVVTGVRPLSTQQLSRIVIPKGSLNSSGLLSGVHLKQGVFGLKPGTTQFLTIGGQQVQLSIPQQTQTSKPQLSASLRSSVSASASTSILKIPQLNSRVQAAATTVSAVTSKKGNSVIGTSYTQKWKICTICNELFPENVYSSHFEKEHKAEKVPAVANYIMKIHNFTSKCLYCNRYLPSDTLLNHMLIHGLSCPHCRATFNDVEKMVTHMRGVHPNESVGPRTDSPLTFDLTLQQGNPKNVQLIVTTYNMRDAPEESVAFHAQNNALPPSLQGNKQVTPPIPKIPSDASGAMPVKATPQAAVPYKKDIGKTLCPLCFSILKGPISDSLAHHLRDRHQVIQTVHPVEKKLTYKCIHCLGVYTSNMTASTITLHLVHCRGVSKTQNGRPAPSARVVQAQGAGLKRAGLANFDQTEPKRKKTDDQTGQSPPPSTEKQEEPVVFALNPKGYENESYETRKAFLTQYFNKQPYPTHREVEKLASSLWLWKSDIASHFSNRRRRCLLNCETLNTRVLMGFKMEDILDLDHPMNFDSKCYFQNHKHDHKRRTTRFRIGRSANAIRLRQKATNNGDLQQKHEMLPRVSGKALLYSNGQNDTIGSNCFDSMKSTLKPGALVNSEPIAVDSDSDNEGNVQDASLTAQSLSHDEPETNDKVEGSDSDVRENAHSENGYGSTDLSNETSQQDDECQLGITNKLEQSETQLTKQQV, encoded by the exons ATGTTTCAACTCCCAGTGAACAACCTCAGCAGTCTAAGAAAAGCTaggaaaaatgtgaaaaaggtgCTGGGTGACATTGGCTTGGAGTTTTGCAAGGAACATGTTGAT GACTACAAGGATTTTGTTCCCAATGAGTTCTACCTTAAGAACACGACATGGGACGATGTCTGCATGTGGGATCCCTCTATGACCAAATCACAA GATTACCGCTCAAAACCGTTCTGTTGCTCAGGATGTACATTCTCCTCTAAGTTTTTCTCAGCCTACAAGAGTCACTTTCGCAATGTGCACAGTGAGGACTTCGAAAACCGTATTCTCTTGAACTGCCCTTATTGCACTTACAATGGGAACAAAAAGACTTTGGAGACACACATCAGATTGTTTCATATGCCAAATGTTGTGCGTCAGAATCCTGGAGGACTTCATGGGGCAGGGGTTGGTTTGAAAGATGGTGCTCGTCTGGAAAAGACACGTGATAATATAGAACAAGCAGTGTACTACTGCAAGAAATGCACTTACCGGGACCCACTGTATAATGTGGTACGAAAGCATATCTACCGGGAACATTTCCAACATGTTGCGGCACCATACTTGGTGAGGCCTGGCGAGAAGACAACAACACCAAATGGGACAACGGCAGGTTCTGGTACAGGGAGCACTACTGATGGTGGTGGTGCCAACAGTATGAGCACAGCCATCCACTGTAAACGGTGCCTCTTTGTTCCCCGTACCTATGAAGCCCTTGTCCAACATGTCATTGAGGACCATGAGCGCATTGGTTATCAAGTAACTGCCATGATTGGACACACTAATGTAGTGGTACCTCGGGCAAAGCCTGTTATTATGGTGTCACCAAAATCTCAGAGCGACAAAGCTATCGTTGGTGTAATGCCAAAGGGCACGGTAGTGACTGGGGTAAGGCCTTTATCCACTCAGCAGTTAAGTCGAATTGTCATTCCTAAAGGGAGTTTGAACTCTAGTGGGCTCCTGTCAGGGGTTCACCTAAAACAGGGGGTATTTGGTTTGAAACCAGGGACTACACAATTTTTGACTATTGGAGGACAACAAGTGCAGCTCTCAATCCCACAACAGACTCAAACAAGCAAACCACAGCTTTCTGCTAGTCTCCGCAGCTCAGTTTCTGCATCTGCATCAACATCCATACTAAAAATTCCACAATTGAACTCTCGAGTTCAGGCAGCAGCTACTACTGTGTCAGCCGTTACCTCCAAGAAGGGCAACTCTGTCATCGGCACATCATACACTCAGAAATGGAAGATCTGCACTATCTGCAATGAACTTTTTCCAGAAAATGTGTATAGTTCACATTTTGAAAAGGAGCACAAAGCAGAAAAGGTACCAGCAGTGGCCAATTACATCATGAAAATTCACAACTTTACCAGTAAATGCTTATACTGCAACCGTTACCTACCTAGTGACACACTTCTGAACCATATGTTGATACATGGCCTATCTTGCCCACACTGCAGAGCCACATTCAATGATGTGGAAAAAATGGTGACGCACATGCGAGGGGTGCATCCCAATGAATCTGTTGGGCCACGGACAGACTCCCCCCTTACTTTTGACCTCACACTTCAGCAAGGAAATCCCAAGAATGTCCAGCTGATTGTCACCACATATAACATGCGGGATGCTCCAGAAGAATCCGTAGCATTCCATGCCCAAAATAATGCTTTACCACCATCATTGCAGGGGAATAAACAGGTTACACCACCAATCCCAAAGATACCCTCAGATGCCTCAGGCGCTATGCCCGTCAAGGCTACACCGCAAGCTGCTGTACCCTATAAGAAGGATATAGGAAAAACACTTTGCCCTCTATGCTTCTCAATTCTTAAGGGACCCATTTCAGATTCTCTAGCTCACCACTTGCGTGACCGCCATCAAGTTATTCAAACGGTTCATCCTGTGGAAAAGAAGTTGACCTACAAGTGCATCCATTGCCTTGGTGTCTACACTAGTAACATGACAGCTTCCACAATTACGTTGCATCTAGTGCACTGTCGTGGTGTCAGCAAAACTCAAAACGGCCGCCCTGCTCCCTCTGCAAGAGTTGTACAGGCTCAGGGGGCTGGTCTCAAACGGGCAGGTTTAGCAAACTTTGACCAAACTGAACCAAAGAGAAAGAAAACTGATGATCAGACCGGGCAGAGCCCACCACCTTCAACTGAGAAACAAGAGGAGCCGGTAGTCTTTGCCTTGAATCCGAAGGGCTATGAGAATGAGTCCTACGAGACCCGAAAAGCTTTCCTCACTCAGTACTTCAACAAGCAGCCTTATCCCACTCACCGTGAGGTGGAGAAGCTTGCGTCCAGCCTCTGGCTTTGGAAGTCTGACATTGCGAGCCACTTTTCAAATCGGAGGAGAAGATGTTTGCTGAATTGCGAAACTTTAAACACTCGGGTCCTGATGGGATTTAAAATGGAAGACATTTTAGACTTAGATCATCCCATGAACTTTGACTCAAAATGCTATTTCCAGAATCATAAACATGATCATAAAAGACGAACTACTCGATTTCGCATAGGTCGATCTGCCAATGCTATTCGCTTACGACAAAAAGCTACAAACAATGGTGACCTGCAGCAGAAGCATGAAATGCTACCAAGGGTTTCCGGCAAAGCTTTGCTCTACTCAAATGGTCAAAATGATACCATAGGCAGCAACTGCTTTGATTCAATGAAAAGCACCTTAAAACCTGGAGCTCTTGTCAATTCTGAACCAATTGCTGTAGACTCAGACAGTGATAATGAGGGGAATGTGCAGGATGCTAGTTTAACGGCTCAATCACTTAGCCACGATGAACCAGAGACAAATGATAAAGTTGAAGGAAGCGATTCTGATGTCAGGGAGAATGCCCACAGCGAAAACGGTTATGGGTCAACAGACTTGTCAAATGAAACAAGCCAGCAAGATGATGAATGCCAGTTAGGTATTACAAACAAGCTTGAACAATCAGAGACTCAGTTAACCAAGCAACAGGTCTGA